Proteins from a genomic interval of Deltaproteobacteria bacterium:
- a CDS encoding cytochrome C biogenesis protein ResC gives MEKAHIVLFFLALFLYGVDAGFRLFGVDGDKNILKSPLAAAFGMHTLFLALRWGVSRHAPFAGMFESISFYVWSTALAVFVYFRRAVPREVRKEVTYASLICLLFMAVASLSPKGVVPAYPALKTRWFEIHVGLSFLSYGLFTVGFCSSLAWDREKPGRYFSLCESASLMGFSLFSAGMVAGGIWAYYAWGSYWIWTPKEIFSVVLWVFYASALHAKFDGRFGLRFIRALSFAGYFVMLFTYLGVSVLLSSSHSFR, from the coding sequence ATGGAGAAGGCGCACATCGTCCTGTTCTTCCTTGCCCTTTTTCTCTACGGCGTGGATGCGGGATTCAGGCTCTTCGGAGTCGATGGAGACAAGAATATCCTGAAATCACCCCTTGCAGCCGCATTCGGGATGCACACCCTTTTCCTTGCTCTCAGGTGGGGGGTTTCCCGTCACGCCCCCTTCGCCGGGATGTTCGAGAGCATAAGCTTCTACGTCTGGTCAACGGCGCTTGCCGTGTTTGTCTACTTCAGGAGGGCCGTTCCACGGGAAGTGAGGAAGGAGGTCACCTACGCATCCCTCATCTGCCTTCTCTTCATGGCCGTTGCGTCGCTGTCCCCGAAGGGAGTCGTGCCGGCTTACCCGGCCCTGAAAACCCGGTGGTTCGAGATCCACGTGGGGCTCTCCTTTCTCTCCTACGGCCTCTTCACCGTCGGGTTCTGCTCCTCCCTGGCGTGGGACAGGGAAAAGCCGGGGAGGTATTTTTCCCTCTGTGAGAGCGCGTCCCTGATGGGGTTTTCCCTCTTTTCCGCCGGCATGGTCGCCGGCGGGATCTGGGCGTACTACGCGTGGGGCTCGTACTGGATATGGACGCCGAAGGAGATCTTTTCCGTCGTGCTCTGGGTTTTTTACGCCAGCGCCCTTCACGCCAAGTTCGACGGCCGCTTCGGTCTTCGCTTCATCCGCGCCCTGTCTTTCGCGGGATACTTCGTGATGCTCTTCACCTACCTGGGGGTTTCCGTGCTCCTGTCGAGCAGCCACAGTTTCCGATGA